One genomic segment of [Phormidium] sp. ETS-05 includes these proteins:
- a CDS encoding Uma2 family endonuclease — MVLTLNLPPAWKLTDEEFASLASLNQDLRLELTAKGELMIMPPTGGETGNRNFEIYLELGIWNRQNKLGKAFDSSTGFRLPNGATRSPDVSWITTDRWLALTPEQRKKFLPLCPDFAVELVSESDDIEDTREKMQEYRQNGLRLGWLIAPKTQTVEIYRPNGQVELLHSPLTLSGEDVLPGFTLDLKPIWE, encoded by the coding sequence CCCGCTTGGAAGCTAACCGATGAGGAATTTGCCTCTTTAGCGAGTTTAAATCAAGATTTACGCCTAGAATTAACAGCTAAAGGGGAGTTGATGATTATGCCACCCACAGGGGGAGAAACTGGCAATAGGAACTTTGAGATTTATCTCGAGTTAGGGATTTGGAATCGACAAAATAAGCTAGGGAAAGCCTTTGACTCCTCCACGGGGTTTCGCTTGCCCAATGGGGCGACTCGTTCCCCAGATGTGAGCTGGATAACGACCGATCGGTGGTTGGCATTGACACCAGAACAACGGAAAAAGTTTTTACCCCTATGTCCTGATTTTGCCGTGGAGCTGGTATCGGAAAGTGATGATATAGAAGATACCAGGGAAAAAATGCAGGAATATCGGCAGAATGGTTTACGCTTGGGGTGGTTAATTGCGCCGAAAACCCAGACTGTAGAAATTTATCGCCCCAATGGCCAAGTGGAACTGTTACATTCACCCCTCACTTTATCTGGGGAGGATGTTTTACCGGGTTTTACCTTGGACTTAAAACCCATTTGGGAATGA